A single window of Enterobacteriaceae bacterium ESL0689 DNA harbors:
- a CDS encoding NAD(P)/FAD-dependent oxidoreductase — MKTVHIIGAGIAGLGAAHFLAAKGIPSVVYEASDHIGGRAAGSIEEGTLFEVGGKNFSSEWTRFNALLNEFNIHEYDMQHPDFHIVLRDKLVKLDKRRTLSGDLRLAMQLGLRGSLQLKNFLTYSREHADELNYSGGLIEQVEEKWDHQSVAAQFAPSLVAGPMRMFSIIMGAAEPEEVYPSLLTLFTSGFGKGQHFAIQGGIQRFHQGLADNKNIRLGERVSRIEISQGKVTGLVVNGAEGQQRIDTDAVISAVPAHIFKQLLVLPEQAQTAIDKIRYFPLAMINARYDRPVFRDGINSIMFEPGSILGHCSANRLYQPELVRFTLSGAAARKVLHRTDEQLIKLAEEAFSRHLPIEGQLVTARVTRHLGGICAYAPYFTRVKAEILAGIEPINGLAIAGDYLEGHTMEGCLHSAELAVQRISRYLES, encoded by the coding sequence ATGAAAACAGTTCATATTATCGGTGCCGGCATTGCCGGATTGGGGGCGGCGCATTTTTTAGCGGCGAAAGGTATTCCGAGTGTGGTTTATGAAGCTTCTGACCATATCGGGGGACGAGCCGCCGGGAGTATTGAAGAGGGGACCCTATTTGAAGTCGGGGGGAAGAATTTCTCTTCAGAATGGACACGTTTTAACGCACTGTTAAACGAGTTCAATATTCACGAGTACGATATGCAACATCCTGACTTTCATATCGTGCTGCGGGATAAACTGGTCAAGCTGGATAAACGCCGCACGTTAAGTGGTGACTTGCGCCTGGCAATGCAGTTAGGACTGCGCGGCTCACTGCAACTGAAAAATTTCCTCACTTATTCACGCGAACATGCGGATGAGCTGAACTATAGCGGGGGGCTCATTGAACAGGTTGAAGAGAAATGGGATCACCAATCGGTCGCGGCACAGTTTGCCCCTTCGCTGGTGGCAGGGCCGATGCGCATGTTCTCGATTATTATGGGAGCCGCGGAACCGGAAGAAGTTTATCCATCGCTGTTAACGCTATTTACCTCCGGTTTTGGTAAGGGACAACACTTTGCGATTCAGGGCGGGATCCAGCGTTTTCACCAGGGGCTGGCCGATAACAAAAATATTCGCCTTGGTGAGCGGGTTTCGCGTATTGAGATAAGCCAGGGCAAAGTTACGGGATTAGTGGTCAATGGGGCCGAAGGTCAACAGAGAATTGATACAGATGCTGTGATTTCAGCCGTACCGGCACATATTTTCAAACAGCTACTGGTATTACCTGAGCAGGCTCAGACGGCCATTGATAAAATCCGTTATTTCCCGCTGGCGATGATCAATGCGCGTTATGATCGCCCGGTGTTCCGTGATGGGATCAACTCAATCATGTTTGAGCCTGGCTCAATCCTTGGGCACTGCTCGGCTAACCGACTCTACCAGCCTGAACTGGTACGCTTCACGCTCTCCGGGGCAGCGGCGCGTAAAGTATTACATCGCACGGATGAGCAACTTATTAAGCTGGCTGAAGAGGCATTTTCCCGACACTTACCCATTGAAGGCCAGCTTGTGACTGCGCGTGTAACACGTCATCTGGGCGGAATTTGTGCCTATGCACCTTATTTTACCCGTGTTAAAGCAGAAATACTGGCAGGTATCGAACCAATTAACGGGCTGGCTATTGCGGGTGACTACCTGGAAGGACACACTATGGAAGGGTGCTTACATTCGGCTGAGCTGGCGGTACAACGGATCAGCCGTTATCTGGAGAGTTAA
- a CDS encoding AfsA-related hotdog domain-containing protein, producing the protein MTETSRLRQRAENQVLTELRFTEGEGAARLLIDQQHRFFFDHPQDHVPGLLLLEGGHQLAERLLPPGEWLASEMQARFIRYCLFDSPVGLRGTCQPQGEGWQCEIAVTQNSQDRASMQWFFIPLPATQVTQLHSTAECPVESAKVNKKRPENVMIGQPYPFETTGYECHALLPHPDNLLADSHHQTHPLYLLEAFMQLQRSLNYDQPVRLRDILMGVSMQTFLPLAAGSAFHLQMEPQQDNGEARHFNRGADLWAAGQRFARCEMLSGRIQRNKQTITQGSSAE; encoded by the coding sequence ATGACTGAAACATCCAGGTTGCGCCAGCGAGCAGAGAATCAGGTGCTAACCGAATTACGTTTCACTGAGGGTGAAGGTGCCGCCCGGTTGCTGATTGATCAACAACACCGATTTTTTTTCGATCATCCCCAGGATCATGTTCCTGGACTGTTACTGCTGGAAGGTGGCCATCAACTGGCTGAACGGTTACTGCCGCCGGGAGAATGGCTGGCGAGCGAAATGCAGGCACGTTTCATCCGATATTGCCTGTTTGATAGCCCGGTCGGGTTGCGCGGCACATGTCAGCCACAGGGTGAGGGATGGCAATGTGAGATTGCTGTCACACAAAATTCGCAGGATCGCGCCAGTATGCAGTGGTTTTTTATTCCGTTGCCCGCCACGCAGGTAACACAGTTACACAGTACCGCAGAGTGTCCTGTTGAGAGCGCCAAAGTCAATAAAAAGCGTCCGGAAAATGTGATGATTGGCCAGCCTTATCCATTCGAAACAACAGGATATGAATGTCATGCGCTGTTGCCACATCCGGACAACCTACTGGCCGACAGTCATCATCAGACACATCCGTTGTATCTGTTAGAAGCATTCATGCAGCTACAGCGCAGCCTTAACTATGATCAGCCCGTTCGGTTACGCGATATTTTAATGGGCGTCAGTATGCAGACTTTTCTACCGCTGGCGGCAGGCAGCGCTTTTCATTTGCAGATGGAGCCACAACAGGATAATGGCGAGGCTCGCCACTTTAATCGTGGTGCAGATTTATGGGCGGCGGGGCAGCGTTTTGCTCGTTGTGAAATGCTTAGTGGCCGGATCCAGCGTAACAAACAGACAATAACACAAGGGAGTTCGGCTGAATGA
- the trpA gene encoding tryptophan synthase subunit alpha, whose product MTTHLQPLSPLRQRALCLLIMAGDGGLAQTRELLACCVDNGVDAVELCAPFPDAFTDGETVRQAHHRALAQGVVWQDLLPLIAEFSSRLHIIALLDYSHVFARQNVTHILQSFREAGAAAVLPHGLPPRPRCAFYHAAADAMLPIIGTLYPQSRDAVHNEVLQQSGGFIYLVSHFGRSGSAAPEPQLIRDEIARLKTESRLPIALGFGLKSAADVAAAFDLGADIAIVGSQACAVVADALAQGECATTALATYIHLLHQGDKHD is encoded by the coding sequence ATGACCACACATTTACAGCCATTGTCGCCCCTGCGTCAGCGTGCTCTTTGTCTGTTGATTATGGCAGGCGACGGGGGACTTGCTCAAACGCGGGAGCTACTAGCCTGTTGTGTTGACAATGGTGTCGATGCTGTAGAGCTTTGTGCGCCGTTTCCTGATGCGTTTACCGACGGTGAAACGGTACGCCAGGCGCATCACAGAGCCCTGGCGCAAGGTGTGGTATGGCAGGATCTGTTACCCTTGATTGCCGAGTTTTCTTCTCGTCTTCATATTATTGCGCTGCTTGATTATAGCCACGTTTTTGCCCGTCAGAATGTCACTCATATTCTGCAAAGTTTCCGCGAAGCGGGGGCGGCCGCTGTCTTGCCCCATGGTTTGCCTCCTCGCCCCCGCTGCGCTTTTTATCACGCCGCTGCCGATGCCATGTTGCCGATCATCGGCACATTGTATCCACAAAGTCGTGATGCAGTGCATAACGAAGTATTACAGCAATCAGGAGGCTTTATTTATCTGGTTTCTCATTTTGGCCGTTCCGGAAGTGCCGCGCCAGAACCACAGTTGATCCGCGATGAAATAGCCCGCCTGAAAACGGAAAGCCGCCTGCCGATAGCACTGGGCTTTGGTCTGAAGAGCGCGGCAGATGTTGCGGCAGCGTTTGATCTCGGGGCAGACATCGCGATTGTTGGCAGCCAGGCGTGTGCCGTGGTTGCTGATGCCCTGGCACAGGGAGAGTGCGCGACAACTGCGCTAGCCACCTATATCCATCTGTTACATCAAGGAGATAAGCATGACTGA
- a CDS encoding outer membrane lipoprotein-sorting protein, which produces MTECKPRLFSLCSTTLLASIFMLNTELFAAPLPEVKSCNDVLLGVQHRYHGYNSWRMIKMDITDEHGNVKSRTITATHKNNGINRILRSRVVAPPELANAESYVLDYTEDDQKDRIWRYLPASQKLLEVQSKDLSSRLYGSDMNIGEMMTRMARDYDCQLLSEGEYQGLPVYKIHVEPNNEQELLRLGLKDGEIWVEKGTFLPVYSIFNAEAPNEQRIFETSNQRWVDGIFVAEKYQISTLKDGRKVSQSAFQVYGESFNLSLPESWYDVQDLGNEQSTWREYRSPNYHLETLP; this is translated from the coding sequence GTGACGGAATGCAAACCCCGCCTGTTTTCATTATGCAGCACAACATTACTGGCCAGTATTTTCATGCTTAATACTGAGTTATTCGCTGCCCCCTTACCGGAAGTTAAAAGCTGTAATGATGTCTTGCTCGGTGTTCAGCACCGTTATCACGGATATAATAGCTGGCGGATGATCAAAATGGACATTACGGATGAACATGGCAATGTCAAATCACGCACGATTACTGCCACCCACAAGAACAACGGCATTAACCGTATCTTGCGTAGCCGTGTCGTCGCCCCGCCTGAACTGGCCAACGCTGAATCTTATGTTCTTGATTATACAGAAGATGACCAAAAAGATCGTATCTGGCGCTATCTGCCTGCCAGCCAGAAACTATTAGAAGTACAGTCGAAAGACCTCAGTAGCCGCCTGTATGGTTCTGATATGAACATCGGCGAAATGATGACGCGCATGGCGCGTGATTATGATTGCCAGTTATTGAGTGAAGGCGAATATCAGGGCTTGCCGGTTTACAAAATCCATGTCGAACCGAATAACGAACAGGAATTGCTGCGCCTCGGCCTGAAAGATGGTGAGATCTGGGTTGAGAAAGGCACTTTCCTGCCCGTTTATAGCATATTTAATGCCGAAGCACCGAATGAACAACGGATTTTCGAAACCTCTAATCAACGTTGGGTCGACGGGATATTCGTTGCTGAAAAATATCAGATATCGACACTGAAAGATGGTCGTAAAGTTTCTCAATCAGCATTTCAGGTTTATGGTGAGAGCTTCAATCTTTCTCTGCCAGAAAGCTGGTATGACGTCCAGGACCTGGGTAATGAGCAATCGACCTGGCGCGAGTATCGCTCTCCTAACTACCATTTAGAAACATTGCCATAA
- a CDS encoding MMPL family transporter: MWIINFIDRTMTAFLNWVFLNRLKSAFLLLLLVAGFVGYGLPQLQRDGRIEAFMYDEDPALLKYYQLRKQFGQDNRIVITVTGDDVFSTPFIKKLATLHLTLQKEVPYISEIFSLYNIPFIEYENGGLYLEELMRNVLLEGKDPAALKQRVLSTPLYQNFVIDKSGKTAAIIIEPYRYTPNQHDCVADPSVGKTCRSDSQQNVKREFLASSEYSEMAHKVAEITQRFNSEGFVIHTAGAPIVSNEIVQIISQDMPRFTIACILIAMLSIAVIFRSVIITIGALLAFGCSVLTMLALMAICGVAITPPTQFLIPMALTIMLCVYIHFMLASIELCKPGVSRSSLLSHAMKHTHHPILFSILTSADGLLGFLSSDLAPIAALGIFGMLVTVGSYFFALFWGAQALAFLPARYINSERTNVATSRRWVVAIGSLGINHPRKTIAAFSLVVIAVISQLPQLRFSHNSLLWLPPDNAVRQSTEFIDSHFNGTVNMELIIMPQKGYDFRSEPLLKAIQRAVKRVYDEVDIPIGRHTSLVSFMDEVNVALHDGDQRQRTIPSQEQIWEQFLLLEGEGNSTIMRYASIDYSQGRVTFLVPWLEATRYSGVSEQVDQIFNQELANMATVNVTGLINLLANTSRAVLDNMVSSYLITLAIIGVLMCYCLRSYRMGFISMIPNVLPYVFVLGIMAIADIPMDTFTILIGGILTGLIVDETLHMFYTYRHNLILHPKAQDALRVTLEEVGNALMMTSIVVMFSFSVFLLSHMSNIRSFGSLMMTGVIFALLVDIILMPAMMMLLPARHVQLKETSHATA, translated from the coding sequence ATGTGGATAATTAATTTTATCGATCGCACGATGACTGCGTTTCTTAATTGGGTTTTTCTCAATCGTCTGAAAAGTGCGTTTTTGTTATTGTTACTGGTCGCTGGCTTCGTCGGCTATGGTTTGCCTCAGTTGCAACGCGACGGCCGTATAGAAGCGTTTATGTATGATGAAGATCCAGCATTATTGAAATATTACCAGCTCCGTAAGCAATTTGGCCAGGATAATCGTATAGTCATTACCGTGACAGGTGATGATGTATTCAGCACCCCCTTTATTAAAAAGCTCGCCACACTGCATCTGACTTTACAGAAAGAGGTGCCTTATATTTCGGAAATATTCAGCCTGTATAATATTCCGTTTATTGAATATGAGAATGGCGGTCTGTATCTCGAAGAGCTGATGCGTAACGTGCTGCTTGAAGGGAAAGATCCCGCGGCACTGAAACAGCGAGTACTTTCTACCCCTCTCTATCAGAATTTCGTGATCGACAAATCCGGTAAAACAGCGGCCATTATCATTGAGCCTTACCGCTACACCCCGAACCAACATGACTGTGTTGCCGATCCTTCGGTGGGCAAAACCTGTCGTTCCGATAGCCAGCAAAATGTTAAGCGCGAATTTCTTGCTTCGTCAGAATATTCAGAGATGGCACATAAAGTCGCCGAGATCACTCAGCGCTTTAATAGCGAGGGATTTGTTATTCATACTGCCGGCGCGCCGATCGTCAGTAATGAAATTGTCCAGATTATCTCACAGGATATGCCCCGCTTTACCATCGCCTGTATTCTGATCGCTATGTTGTCGATTGCGGTTATTTTCCGCAGCGTGATCATCACCATTGGCGCACTACTGGCTTTTGGTTGCAGTGTCTTGACCATGCTGGCTTTAATGGCAATATGCGGTGTTGCGATTACCCCACCGACACAGTTTCTGATCCCGATGGCATTGACCATCATGCTTTGCGTGTATATCCATTTTATGCTGGCCAGTATTGAGCTCTGTAAGCCCGGTGTATCGCGTAGTTCCTTGCTGTCCCACGCTATGAAACACACCCACCATCCGATCCTGTTCAGTATCCTGACCAGTGCCGATGGTTTACTGGGCTTTTTATCTTCCGATCTGGCACCTATCGCCGCGCTGGGTATTTTCGGGATGCTGGTCACCGTTGGCAGCTACTTTTTTGCTCTGTTCTGGGGAGCTCAGGCACTGGCTTTCCTGCCAGCACGTTATATTAATAGTGAACGCACTAACGTAGCCACCTCCCGGCGCTGGGTCGTTGCCATCGGCAGCCTCGGCATTAATCACCCACGGAAAACCATCGCCGCATTCAGCCTGGTCGTTATCGCCGTCATTTCTCAGTTGCCACAATTGCGTTTCTCCCACAATTCACTGTTATGGTTGCCTCCGGATAACGCCGTGCGTCAGTCAACAGAGTTTATCGATAGTCATTTCAACGGTACGGTGAATATGGAGCTGATTATCATGCCACAAAAGGGCTACGATTTTCGCAGTGAACCGCTGCTGAAAGCGATACAACGCGCGGTAAAACGTGTGTATGACGAAGTCGATATTCCTATTGGCCGTCATACCAGCCTGGTCTCCTTTATGGATGAGGTGAATGTGGCGCTGCATGATGGCGATCAGCGACAACGCACCATCCCCTCACAGGAACAAATCTGGGAACAGTTCTTACTGCTGGAAGGAGAAGGTAACTCGACCATCATGCGCTATGCCAGTATCGACTATAGCCAGGGGCGTGTGACCTTCCTGGTGCCCTGGCTGGAAGCAACGCGCTACAGTGGCGTATCAGAGCAGGTTGACCAGATCTTCAATCAGGAGCTGGCGAATATGGCCACCGTCAACGTTACTGGTCTGATTAACTTACTGGCGAATACGTCCAGAGCCGTCCTCGACAATATGGTCAGCAGCTATCTTATTACCCTGGCGATTATCGGCGTGCTGATGTGTTATTGCCTGCGCAGTTATAGGATGGGATTCATCAGTATGATCCCTAACGTTTTGCCGTATGTCTTCGTACTGGGGATCATGGCGATAGCCGATATTCCGATGGATACCTTCACTATTCTGATTGGCGGTATCCTTACCGGTCTGATCGTCGATGAGACATTACATATGTTTTATACCTATCGCCATAATCTCATCTTACACCCGAAAGCACAGGATGCGCTGCGCGTCACCCTGGAGGAGGTCGGTAACGCTTTAATGATGACCTCCATCGTGGTGATGTTTAGCTTCTCCGTATTCCTGCTTTCACATATGAGTAATATCCGTAGCTTTGGCAGCCTGATGATGACCGGGGTTATTTTCGCGCTGCTGGTCGATATCATCCTGATGCCTGCCATGATGATGTTACTTCCAGCCCGTCATGTGCAGCTTAAAGAGACCTCACATGCCACAGCTTAA
- a CDS encoding UbiD family decarboxylase: MYARNQHGECSLSAHRLWLLDERQMGVSILAGRQLAILHQQSLQQGRPLAISINMGMPPAAVIASSLSTATLPTGLSKLAFAGALAGMPIRLTPCLTQDVDCLADSEIILEGSLGSELADERQTGRRYSMPEFAGYPGKANSHLAVFTLSHIHIRHSASYPALIGPGREQAVQLGIAGAFNALLGLPEALTQGIADLRYAHAGGGMLLLYIALYPGFNQPSHMQQIATGIMTLNPFTKLVIFVDQDINLHADEDVLWAITTRCRLEADCHPLACFAQLEMDPSQKAKKWRQSSQSLAQKVWINATIPDELSTNFQRAYSELTYPTTA; this comes from the coding sequence ATCTACGCGCGCAATCAACATGGTGAGTGTTCACTCTCGGCACACCGTTTATGGCTACTTGATGAGCGTCAGATGGGGGTATCCATTTTAGCGGGTCGACAACTGGCTATCCTGCATCAGCAGAGCTTGCAGCAGGGACGCCCGCTGGCCATCAGTATTAATATGGGTATGCCTCCGGCAGCGGTCATTGCCTCATCACTCAGTACCGCGACACTGCCGACAGGATTAAGCAAACTGGCTTTTGCCGGTGCCCTGGCGGGAATGCCGATTCGGCTGACGCCTTGTCTCACCCAGGATGTTGACTGTCTGGCTGACAGTGAAATTATTCTCGAAGGAAGTCTGGGCAGCGAGCTGGCTGATGAACGCCAGACAGGACGACGTTACAGTATGCCTGAATTTGCCGGTTATCCCGGTAAGGCCAACAGCCATCTGGCGGTATTTACCCTCAGCCATATCCATATTCGTCATAGTGCCAGTTATCCGGCACTCATTGGCCCGGGACGTGAACAAGCGGTACAGTTAGGCATTGCCGGTGCGTTTAATGCCTTGCTGGGATTGCCGGAGGCGCTCACTCAGGGTATTGCTGATCTGCGTTACGCCCATGCGGGTGGCGGTATGTTATTACTGTATATCGCCCTGTATCCCGGTTTTAATCAACCTTCACATATGCAACAAATTGCGACCGGGATTATGACACTCAATCCCTTTACCAAGCTGGTCATATTTGTCGATCAGGATATTAATCTACACGCTGATGAAGATGTGTTGTGGGCAATCACCACCCGCTGTCGGCTGGAAGCGGATTGCCATCCTCTGGCTTGCTTTGCGCAGCTGGAGATGGACCCTTCACAAAAGGCAAAGAAATGGCGGCAATCATCCCAATCTCTGGCACAAAAAGTATGGATTAATGCCACAATTCCTGATGAACTATCAACAAATTTTCAACGTGCCTACAGCGAATTAACATACCCGACAACAGCATAG